Genomic window (Persephonella sp.):
TAAGCTGGGGACTGACATATTTCAACCCTTTTATCTCTATTCTTCTTAGTCTGTATATTTTTTTAACTTCTTCTGATATTTTTCCTGGCTTTAATTGAGGAGTTTCCTGAGATTTTGCAGGAGTTGAGAAAGAAATGAAAAACAAGAATAAAAGGGGGACAATTCCCCCTAAGATATTTATCAGGTTGCTGCTACTTCTTTTACTTTTTTCTTTGATGATTTTGTTTTTGGTTTTTTCACTTTTATTCCAACAGATCCATCTTTCTTGATAACAACCTCTGCTGTAGATCCTGGGGGTAGTTTTCCTTTCAGTATCTCTTCTGCCAGCAGATCTTCCACAAGTGATTGTAGAGCTCTCTTTATTGACCTGGCACCAAACTCCGGCTTGAACTCTTTGTCTATTAGATAATCTATGAACTTTCTGGAAAGCTTTACGGTTATTCCCCATTCTTTTAGCCTTTTATTTATCTCCTTAAGTTGTATATCAATTATACCTTTCATTACTTCTTTGTCCAATGGTTTAAACACTATGATTTCATCAAGTCTGTTTAAAAATTCCGGGCTGAAATGTTTTCTAACCTGCTGGAGAACATTTTTCTTCATTTCTTCATATTCAAGCATTCCAGCCTTTTTCTCAAAGCCAAGACTTCCTGATTCAAGAATAAGCCTTGCACCAAGGTTTGATGTCATGATTATTATTGTGTTGCTGAAATCTACCACCCTTCCAAAAGAATCTGTTAACCTTCCATCATCAAATATCTGAAGGAATATGTTGAAGACATCTGGGTGAGCTTTTTCTATTTCATCAAACAGAATAACAGAGTAAGGTCTTCTTCTTACAGCTTCTGTAAGCTGACCCCCTTCTTCATAACCTACATATCCTGGAGGTGCACCAACAAGCCTTGAGACTGTATGTTTTTCCATGTATTCAGACATATCAAATCTAATTAAGGCTTCTTCTGTTCCAAAAAGGTATTCAGCAAGGGCTTTTGCTGTTTCTGTTTTTCCAACCCCTGTTGGACCTAAGAACATGAATACCCCTATAGGCCTGTGGGTTCCTTTCAGACCAACGCTGTTTCTTCTAATAGCTTTTGATATCGCCTCAATTGCTTCGTTTTGATCAACAACCCTTTTGTGAAGTTCTTCTTCAATGTGGAGGAGTTTTTCTGCCTGTGTCTCTGTAAGCCTTGCAACTGGAATTCCTGTCCATTTTGCAACAACCATAGCGATATCATCATCTTTTACCTTTGGCTTCTTGGTTTTTTTCTTTTCTTTCCATTCAGCTTTTAGCGTCTCAAATTTTGCTCTGAGTTTTAGCTCTTCATCTCTCAGCTTTGCTGCTTTTTCGTAATCCTGCTCTTTTGCTGCTATAGCTTTTTCTTCTTCTATCTTCTTTATTCTTTCTTCTATCTTCTTAAGTTTTGGAGGAAGAGCCATCTCTCTTATTCTTACCCATGCTCCAGCCTCATCAATAAGATCAATAGCTTTGTCAGGAAGTTGTCTGTCTGTTATGTATTTGACTGAGTAATCTACAGCTTTCTCTATTGCAGATTTTGTGTATTCAACCTCATGGAACTCCTCAAACTTCTTCTTAAGACCCGTCAGTATCTTTATAGTGTCTTCAGGGGTTGGTGGTTCTACTAAAACAGGTTGAAATCTTCTTTCCAGGGCACCATCTTTCTCTATATATTTTCTGTATTCGTCTATGGTTGTTGCGCCGATAACCTGAATTTCCCCTCTTGCAAGGGCAGGCTTTAGCATGTTAGATGCATCAATAGATCCTTCTGCCGCTCCTGCTCCAACAAGTGTATGAAGCTCATCTATAAAAAGAATTATGTATGGTGCTTTTTCAAGCTCTTTAAGGATATTTTTAAGCCTCTCTTCAAACTGACCTCTGTATTTTGTTCCTGCGACAAGTGCCGCAAGATCAAGGGCAACTATTCTTTTTGATTGTAGAGGTTCAGGAACTTCTTTGTTTGCTATCCTCTGTGCAAGACCCTCAACTATTGATGTTTTTCCTACGCCCGGCTCTCCTATGAGAACAGGGTTATTTTTCCTTCTTCTTGACAAGATCTGAATAACCCTATCTATTTCCCTGTCTCTGCCTATAACAGGATCAAGCTTACCTTCTCTTGCTAAAGCTGTTAAATCTCTGGAAAACCTGTCTATATTTGGGGTTGGAACCTGCTTAACCTGTTCTTGAGGTGGGATCTCTCCAAGTATCTGGAGTATCTCCTTTCTGATAGAGTATTCATCTATGCCAAACCCTCTTAAAACTCTACCTCCAAGACCTGTTTTTTCTCTTACGACGCCTATTAGCAGGTGCTCAGGTCCAACAAACTGGTGGTGGAGTATTCTTGCTTCTTCCACAGCAAACTCAAGAACCCTCTTTGCATCTGGAGCAAAAAGAACCTCTCCTGAATGGCTTCCGTGAACCATCTGGGACGTGAGA
Coding sequences:
- a CDS encoding ATP-dependent Clp protease ATP-binding subunit → MFEKFTERARKVILNAREKALEYRSNYLGSEHLLLSLLEEEDIPVLVLSRFGLTVDKVKRTLTSQMVHGSHSGEVLFAPDAKRVLEFAVEEARILHHQFVGPEHLLIGVVREKTGLGGRVLRGFGIDEYSIRKEILQILGEIPPQEQVKQVPTPNIDRFSRDLTALAREGKLDPVIGRDREIDRVIQILSRRRKNNPVLIGEPGVGKTSIVEGLAQRIANKEVPEPLQSKRIVALDLAALVAGTKYRGQFEERLKNILKELEKAPYIILFIDELHTLVGAGAAEGSIDASNMLKPALARGEIQVIGATTIDEYRKYIEKDGALERRFQPVLVEPPTPEDTIKILTGLKKKFEEFHEVEYTKSAIEKAVDYSVKYITDRQLPDKAIDLIDEAGAWVRIREMALPPKLKKIEERIKKIEEEKAIAAKEQDYEKAAKLRDEELKLRAKFETLKAEWKEKKKTKKPKVKDDDIAMVVAKWTGIPVARLTETQAEKLLHIEEELHKRVVDQNEAIEAISKAIRRNSVGLKGTHRPIGVFMFLGPTGVGKTETAKALAEYLFGTEEALIRFDMSEYMEKHTVSRLVGAPPGYVGYEEGGQLTEAVRRRPYSVILFDEIEKAHPDVFNIFLQIFDDGRLTDSFGRVVDFSNTIIIMTSNLGARLILESGSLGFEKKAGMLEYEEMKKNVLQQVRKHFSPEFLNRLDEIIVFKPLDKEVMKGIIDIQLKEINKRLKEWGITVKLSRKFIDYLIDKEFKPEFGARSIKRALQSLVEDLLAEEILKGKLPPGSTAEVVIKKDGSVGIKVKKPKTKSSKKKVKEVAAT